A stretch of Leucobacter aridicollis DNA encodes these proteins:
- the nrdH gene encoding glutaredoxin-like protein NrdH has protein sequence MNENTDNQVTVYSKPSCVQCTATYRALDSKGIDYKIVDLSEDDDAVDAVKALGYLQAPVVVTGSDHWSGFRPDKIAQIR, from the coding sequence TTGAACGAGAACACCGACAACCAGGTCACCGTCTACTCCAAGCCTTCATGCGTGCAGTGCACCGCAACCTACCGTGCGCTCGATTCCAAAGGCATCGACTACAAGATTGTCGACCTTAGCGAAGACGACGATGCGGTCGACGCCGTAAAAGCACTCGGCTACCTCCAAGCCCCCGTAGTAGTCACCGGCAGTGACCACTGGTCCGGCTTCCGGCCCGACAAGATCGCACAGATCCGGTAA
- a CDS encoding SEC-C metal-binding domain-containing protein codes for MDPLAPFDRQEHCWCGSGKTYRLCHKQLSKAQSVPGEPVPADNEGKLFLSPKVSMDRALIPKLFPAGTPLRLPPENLSPTPTRYSALDEGLSTFKSDEAPLSPQDAGGHRVFLLERLAELPETDEAVHPEIAESIVHTSLLAWQTAQSLAKLEPKPTVLWNEDLDPLVFISRTILLSDHVLTPDRLITLVANAATSREIAKTARAELQYRHLSESGRILMVPSGLGRFLNDEMLQESTRRDLSNARLVDFVASQLVVEGPTARDALFIRAIDDVAKNPFMWFHGRIQKPEDDAEDGRFSTRFLGDYDAQYDYSAWIAQCTREAVSRYVQRTTERLGVSELIGAEYVATTPFEARLLRHRSPDANAGIGSASVWAEIPTLTDLHSRDLAKLLDNDEAVEDFRERIRLAMATSSEFLGQIQAVQSAAAGIESAAKKLERNMKTNRVYSGILPALAGGLGVVIGSTAGPLGTAGALLAGAAGLTPYFGTRKTQMREAPYLFLTAQRRKRKRR; via the coding sequence ATGGACCCTCTCGCACCCTTCGACCGCCAGGAGCACTGCTGGTGTGGATCAGGTAAGACCTACCGTTTGTGTCATAAGCAGCTCTCGAAGGCCCAATCGGTCCCGGGGGAGCCGGTGCCGGCTGACAATGAAGGAAAGCTGTTCCTGAGCCCTAAAGTGTCCATGGATAGGGCGCTCATACCGAAGTTGTTTCCCGCGGGCACACCGCTGCGACTCCCTCCAGAGAACCTCTCACCCACTCCAACCAGATATTCGGCGTTGGACGAGGGCCTCTCGACGTTCAAGAGCGATGAGGCCCCTTTGTCTCCTCAAGATGCTGGAGGCCATCGGGTGTTCCTCCTGGAGCGGCTTGCGGAACTCCCAGAGACAGATGAGGCTGTTCACCCCGAAATCGCCGAGTCAATTGTTCACACCTCTTTACTGGCCTGGCAAACGGCGCAATCATTGGCCAAATTGGAACCGAAGCCAACTGTCTTGTGGAATGAAGATCTAGACCCGCTAGTTTTCATCTCCAGGACAATTCTACTTTCGGACCATGTTCTAACTCCGGATAGGCTCATCACACTCGTAGCGAACGCCGCTACAAGCCGTGAAATCGCGAAGACAGCACGGGCGGAGCTGCAGTATCGCCACCTATCTGAGTCTGGCCGCATTCTTATGGTCCCTTCAGGATTGGGACGCTTTCTGAACGATGAGATGCTACAGGAATCGACGCGCAGGGATCTTAGCAACGCAAGACTGGTCGACTTTGTTGCAAGTCAGCTTGTTGTCGAGGGCCCAACAGCCCGCGATGCTCTCTTCATTAGGGCTATCGATGACGTTGCAAAAAATCCCTTTATGTGGTTTCACGGCCGTATTCAGAAACCGGAGGATGACGCAGAGGACGGCCGTTTCAGTACTCGCTTCCTTGGCGACTACGACGCGCAGTATGACTACAGTGCGTGGATTGCCCAGTGCACTCGAGAAGCTGTTTCGAGGTATGTTCAGCGCACTACCGAACGGCTTGGAGTATCAGAACTGATCGGAGCCGAGTATGTTGCCACTACACCGTTCGAGGCGCGTCTGCTACGTCATCGGAGCCCTGATGCCAATGCTGGTATTGGGTCGGCTTCAGTCTGGGCAGAGATACCTACACTTACCGATCTTCATTCGCGGGATCTTGCCAAGTTACTTGATAATGACGAGGCTGTAGAGGACTTCAGAGAGCGCATCCGTCTCGCGATGGCCACGTCTTCAGAGTTCTTGGGCCAAATACAGGCGGTACAGTCCGCCGCTGCGGGGATTGAAAGTGCCGCAAAGAAGTTGGAACGAAATATGAAGACGAACCGAGTCTATTCCGGGATTCTCCCTGCCCTAGCCGGAGGCCTCGGAGTGGTCATCGGGTCGACTGCAGGGCCGCTAGGTACGGCAGGAGCACTGCTAGCTGGAGCCGCCGGGCTCACTCCCTACTTTGGGACTCGAAAAACCCAGATGCGTGAAGCCCCATACCTTTTCCTTACTGCCCAACGGAGGAAGCGTAAACGCAGATGA
- the mobF gene encoding MobF family relaxase gives MTTIGADRNAWGYLMGTVSTEHTLDRADSRAAYYMANGTPPGAWAGTGAAALGLTTVTGDVRKEDLEALFGEGTHPLTGAALGKRFITKSDVEENGKKRQSVAGFEFVFSPPKSVSSWWALADPDLKDKIRACHQAAIDATIHKLESDIIRTRTGVDGVAQQHVQGITAALFDQWDSRDGDPQLHTHMLVSNRVQGADGRWRTIDSRWSLFPAVATAGVYYDTVLMDELAMRFGVNWTTQAVQEHPTEYQGWLADTARPDTASARHQFALEQGEAPGSVAWQIADVPQDLNREYSTRSRDIAAAKDQQIANYVKKHGRQPTAKQIIKFRQQATLATRKAKQNRSLKALTSLWRERATRHVGESFLFADRVHDAGKARLDDLPLWSFRHDDVDTNAVQDAAACALTALSIGKSTWGRRNAETETLRAIAGWRFRSPADRDQVVARILDQVLAEAITLTPRNTLRAPTRFRTESGESTFHPAARDLYTTREVWDAEERMLEAGRTMSVAAVDAELANELVHTKVAGGDLILGADQAAAVQNIACSGRLVDVFVGPAGSGKTTSLEKLREIWETQYGDGSVRGLAPTARAAEVLADSLGIQTENTAKWLHETGQGTVEADGFSYELNAGDLIIIDEASIAGTIALDTLRAQAEAAGAKLLLVGDWAQLAAVDAGGTFGLLATDRDDVAELTELHRFKTEWEADASKLLRLGKTAGLAQYIDQGRITHGLDETIVQDAVDAWKADEQTPGEDGTLVSLLIAPTNDMVERLNQIARDWRIETGHVDGTQETRVQSGVASPGDRIVTRRNERTLRTDHDRWVKNNDEWVVQDIDPDTGDITAVSGDEKVVLPAKYCRDHVQLAYATTAHRSQGRTVDTAHAIIDSSASRETFYVAMTRGKYSNRAYVVDDEDNVLGDTAALGMERDWKDTLETVLRKQSAPSAHQAAADELERVSSIRQLAAEYQTLIASQLEDEYLPLLTQLGLVDEESHESPYLGPVLANVRRVEQLGHDPRDTIEEALASRELGTARTALAVLHFRLGKLVDDYTELDYLAAEHAPMLNSFGIDLVGDEPDKHRSSLKLARTIAALQERGEVPVEGAVRESLESIDRQKTKNLSARLAGLMQARYNLTVDAGATAARHRGRGRLVAGLIERAPVHPDPQFQAELEDREQAILLRAEQLVDRAIATKEPWLSELGEATPGASEEWRRRAATVACYRELYGIDSEDALGPEIRVAQNRERDRAVAGEALRPTGRSLHESDHLARSLDAVRPTAGLSPSTQHWAAHLP, from the coding sequence ATGACGACTATCGGTGCTGATCGGAACGCATGGGGGTACCTCATGGGAACCGTCTCTACCGAGCACACGCTCGACCGGGCAGACAGCCGCGCCGCCTACTACATGGCGAACGGCACTCCGCCAGGTGCTTGGGCAGGCACAGGCGCGGCCGCACTCGGCCTCACCACCGTCACCGGCGACGTCCGGAAAGAAGACCTCGAAGCACTGTTCGGGGAGGGCACGCACCCACTCACGGGTGCAGCCTTGGGGAAGCGGTTCATCACCAAAAGCGACGTCGAGGAAAACGGCAAGAAACGGCAGTCAGTTGCGGGGTTCGAGTTCGTGTTCTCACCGCCCAAGTCCGTGAGCTCATGGTGGGCGCTCGCGGACCCGGACTTGAAGGACAAGATCCGTGCCTGCCACCAGGCCGCGATCGACGCGACGATCCACAAGCTCGAGTCAGACATCATCCGCACGCGCACCGGCGTCGACGGTGTCGCCCAGCAACATGTGCAGGGCATCACTGCGGCGCTGTTTGACCAATGGGATTCACGCGACGGAGATCCGCAACTCCACACGCACATGCTCGTCTCGAACCGCGTCCAAGGCGCGGACGGGCGGTGGCGCACGATCGACTCGCGCTGGTCACTGTTCCCCGCTGTCGCAACGGCCGGCGTCTACTACGACACGGTTTTGATGGACGAGCTCGCGATGCGGTTCGGTGTGAATTGGACGACGCAGGCTGTCCAAGAGCATCCCACGGAATACCAAGGGTGGCTCGCTGACACAGCGCGACCGGACACCGCGTCGGCGCGGCACCAGTTTGCGCTCGAGCAAGGCGAAGCACCGGGCTCTGTCGCGTGGCAGATCGCCGATGTGCCGCAGGATCTCAATCGAGAGTACTCGACCCGCTCACGAGACATCGCGGCCGCGAAGGACCAACAGATCGCAAACTACGTGAAGAAGCATGGCCGGCAACCGACCGCGAAGCAGATCATCAAGTTCAGGCAGCAAGCGACACTCGCCACACGCAAGGCAAAACAGAACCGGTCGCTCAAAGCCCTCACATCACTCTGGAGGGAACGCGCGACACGTCACGTGGGCGAATCCTTCCTATTCGCAGATCGAGTCCACGACGCCGGCAAAGCGCGGCTTGATGACCTCCCTCTGTGGTCATTCAGGCACGATGACGTCGACACTAACGCGGTGCAAGACGCGGCCGCGTGCGCGCTGACGGCGCTCTCGATCGGGAAGTCTACGTGGGGCAGGCGCAACGCCGAGACAGAAACGTTGCGCGCGATCGCGGGCTGGCGGTTTAGGTCACCCGCGGACCGCGACCAAGTCGTTGCCAGGATCCTCGACCAGGTGCTCGCTGAAGCGATCACCCTCACCCCGAGAAACACACTCCGAGCCCCAACACGGTTCCGCACGGAATCCGGCGAATCCACGTTCCACCCTGCCGCACGGGATCTGTACACCACTCGCGAAGTATGGGACGCAGAAGAACGCATGCTCGAAGCCGGCCGCACCATGAGCGTGGCCGCCGTCGACGCAGAGCTCGCGAATGAACTTGTCCACACGAAGGTCGCCGGCGGCGACCTCATTCTCGGTGCGGACCAAGCTGCTGCAGTCCAGAACATTGCCTGCTCCGGGAGGCTCGTCGACGTGTTCGTCGGGCCTGCGGGATCAGGGAAGACGACGTCGCTTGAGAAGCTCCGCGAGATCTGGGAAACACAATACGGTGACGGGAGCGTGCGCGGCCTCGCCCCGACCGCCCGCGCAGCCGAGGTGCTTGCCGACTCTCTTGGGATCCAGACCGAGAACACCGCGAAATGGCTGCACGAGACCGGGCAGGGCACTGTCGAAGCAGACGGCTTCTCATATGAGCTCAACGCAGGCGACCTCATCATCATCGACGAGGCATCCATCGCCGGAACGATCGCACTCGACACCCTCCGTGCTCAGGCCGAAGCAGCAGGGGCAAAGCTCCTGCTCGTTGGCGACTGGGCGCAGCTTGCCGCCGTCGACGCCGGCGGCACGTTCGGGCTCCTCGCAACAGACCGCGACGACGTCGCTGAACTCACAGAGCTCCACCGCTTCAAAACCGAGTGGGAAGCCGACGCATCAAAACTCCTCCGCCTCGGGAAAACAGCCGGCCTCGCCCAATACATCGATCAAGGCAGGATCACGCACGGCCTCGACGAGACCATCGTGCAAGACGCCGTGGACGCGTGGAAAGCCGACGAACAGACACCCGGCGAGGACGGGACACTCGTGTCCCTCCTCATCGCACCTACGAACGACATGGTCGAACGACTCAACCAGATCGCCCGCGACTGGCGCATCGAGACCGGACACGTCGACGGGACACAAGAGACACGTGTCCAGTCAGGTGTCGCGTCCCCAGGGGACAGGATCGTCACCCGCCGAAACGAGCGGACACTCAGGACAGACCACGACCGATGGGTGAAGAACAACGACGAATGGGTTGTCCAGGACATCGACCCGGACACCGGGGACATCACGGCAGTGTCCGGGGACGAAAAAGTTGTCCTTCCCGCGAAGTACTGCCGTGACCATGTCCAGCTCGCATACGCGACAACCGCACACCGCTCGCAAGGACGGACGGTGGACACCGCTCACGCGATCATCGACTCGTCGGCTTCCAGAGAGACGTTCTATGTCGCAATGACTCGTGGCAAATACTCCAACCGGGCATATGTCGTCGACGATGAGGACAACGTCCTCGGGGACACCGCGGCGCTCGGGATGGAACGCGACTGGAAGGACACACTCGAGACAGTCCTTCGCAAGCAGAGCGCGCCCTCCGCTCACCAAGCTGCCGCCGATGAACTCGAACGGGTGTCTTCGATCCGGCAGCTCGCAGCCGAGTACCAGACGCTGATCGCGTCTCAGCTCGAGGACGAGTATTTGCCGCTCCTCACCCAGCTGGGACTTGTCGACGAGGAATCCCACGAATCGCCTTACCTCGGCCCGGTGCTCGCGAATGTCCGACGTGTCGAACAGCTCGGGCATGACCCGCGAGACACCATCGAAGAAGCCCTCGCGAGCCGCGAACTTGGGACCGCAAGGACCGCACTCGCCGTCCTGCACTTTCGGCTCGGGAAGCTCGTCGACGACTACACAGAGCTCGACTACCTTGCAGCGGAACACGCTCCAATGCTGAACAGCTTCGGCATCGATCTCGTGGGGGACGAGCCCGACAAGCATCGCAGCAGTCTCAAGCTTGCACGCACCATCGCAGCCCTCCAAGAACGAGGCGAAGTCCCCGTCGAAGGCGCTGTGCGCGAATCGCTGGAATCGATCGACCGGCAGAAGACGAAGAACCTGTCGGCGCGCCTCGCAGGGCTAATGCAGGCGCGCTATAACCTCACTGTCGACGCCGGAGCGACAGCCGCCAGGCACCGTGGGAGAGGCAGGCTCGTGGCAGGCCTCATCGAACGCGCACCAGTGCATCCCGATCCCCAGTTCCAGGCAGAGTTGGAAGACCGTGAACAAGCGATTCTGCTGCGCGCCGAGCAGCTAGTTGACCGAGCGATCGCTACCAAAGAGCCTTGGCTCTCGGAACTGGGGGAAGCAACGCCCGGAGCATCGGAAGAGTGGCGGCGCCGGGCAGCGACTGTGGCCTGCTATCGCGAACTGTACGGCATTGACAGTGAGGACGCGCTCGGTCCTGAGATCCGTGTCGCTCAGAACCGTGAACGAGATCGGGCAGTGGCCGGTGAAGCTTTGCGGCCTACCGGGCGCTCTCTCCACGAATCGGATCACCTGGCCCGCTCACTTGATGCCGTGCGCCCAACAGCAGGGCTCTCACCTTCCACTCAACACTGGGCGGCTCATTTGCCCTGA
- a CDS encoding thermonuclease family protein: MMKALRDGGTRIAVALAAAGVLFLGAYLLALPDNPDARTGDGSPQSVAGESATVQRVVDGDTIIVHRNGTTGTDRVRLIGIDTPELGHGNGPDECYGNEARALLSSLLPEGTEVGLRPDPTQLQVDKYGRLLRHIQIPETNTNVVLEVLGAGAGLEYTYDKPYQGQADYRTVEAAARSQAAGYWGACR; encoded by the coding sequence ATGATGAAAGCACTTCGCGACGGCGGTACCCGAATCGCGGTCGCGCTTGCAGCCGCCGGCGTTTTGTTCCTCGGCGCCTACCTACTCGCCCTCCCAGACAATCCGGACGCGAGAACCGGCGACGGTTCCCCGCAATCGGTTGCAGGGGAGTCCGCGACCGTTCAGCGCGTCGTCGACGGCGACACGATCATTGTTCACCGCAACGGCACCACCGGCACAGACCGAGTCAGGCTCATCGGAATTGACACCCCTGAGCTCGGCCACGGGAACGGCCCTGATGAGTGCTACGGAAACGAAGCCAGGGCGCTTCTTTCCTCCCTGCTTCCTGAAGGAACGGAGGTAGGGCTCCGGCCGGATCCCACTCAACTCCAAGTCGACAAGTACGGGAGACTTCTCCGGCACATTCAGATCCCGGAGACCAACACGAACGTCGTTCTCGAAGTTCTCGGCGCTGGAGCAGGCCTCGAGTACACCTACGACAAGCCGTACCAAGGTCAAGCCGACTACCGGACTGTTGAGGCAGCCGCGAGGTCGCAGGCCGCCGGCTACTGGGGCGCCTGCAGGTAG
- a CDS encoding FHA domain-containing protein, producing MTVAVRNEPEDFDSTVMVSRSSATNCVLVLPDGSEYPLSTDTILGRRPDASPHVQTLALPDATKTLSRTHARIWYDGTHWCLEDLGSVNGVSVLAEDNTERVLDAGVATPLMSPRFKLGTLEVTLAVPSA from the coding sequence ATGACGGTCGCGGTACGGAACGAGCCGGAGGACTTCGACAGCACGGTGATGGTGTCCAGGAGCTCGGCGACGAACTGTGTCCTTGTCCTTCCCGACGGCAGCGAGTACCCGCTGTCCACGGACACAATCTTGGGACGCCGCCCGGACGCGTCCCCGCATGTCCAGACACTCGCGCTCCCCGACGCGACGAAGACGCTGTCCAGGACACACGCACGTATCTGGTACGACGGGACACACTGGTGTCTGGAAGACCTTGGCTCCGTCAACGGGGTGTCTGTCCTCGCCGAGGACAACACCGAGCGTGTCCTCGATGCTGGTGTCGCGACACCGCTCATGTCCCCCCGGTTCAAACTCGGGACACTCGAAGTAACACTCGCTGTCCCCTCGGCCTGA
- a CDS encoding helix-turn-helix transcriptional regulator, which produces METEKNVHRARRTSPRVKRRAFVGNTLERAKQQNGMLLVVDGDAGMGKTVLLREIVSAAVADGGWQATFARTDEIERNEPYSFMERFIASGPVSDWHFMPDSHTNPVELARECVQRLLAEGDGHSGGRVLVIDDAQWVDAESERVLRYMIPRLIRRGTLLVFGVRSPNLPGSFGEFLTGLAIDSPLDVSHHLDPLTAPEISALTLELHGVGISDRSARRILEATGGTFLGVDSVLSSISEREIARQHLTWDTTIHVTMASDSPLLHRFAQLSPEAQVTSELVCLAGHELPRASLRKASEMLGSELSLEEALTAQVLVESGYGDTIMPRHALLAEAIADTVTTARAKPMHLALAAVTSGHRSLLHLIRGADRWDAALHAAVDTYVDAAVDQGRLANAAEILREALALATTSDARTRLIEDLLLVHMQAKTSYFALDLLAEVEGLPLSILHEVLGIVLAAHEVGRELPAARVQQLLAMEPSTADERVALAYFAFMVVILTMRTSEHDELPQFIALAQMLVARMPDDPAELSNPRIGWMLDKTGQLLLLDCYQMVHNQAHADSAAVRKALPGLIERAEGLADSASKVDAFVAIAGAEVSIGALDTARDRAQRSVDMLEHVSLPWAAGTARIILLNCMMLQGDYDAAIEFMDLTEELAYITMDVEARLSMSALRVWVSAITNENDASAHVGQARRQREMNWEGYEPDLTLIADCEASRARGDDEGVLAASSGRWADQVRNTRHGFLTYRAEALIHTGKLDEAKELVDQLAEWRGTRWLEYWGTLDWLQARLAEAQGDTQVAMWHYEAAVRNRAFPLALGLALTDYGNLLLQAGRRTEAAERLDAAVREFERIGADGYLPRARTLLQQTAEAHGGSGAALLGSLTERERQIVAQLVKGRSNNQIAESFVVSVATVRSHVSNVLRKLRLSSRGEVLRLMREAADPQT; this is translated from the coding sequence ATGGAGACAGAGAAGAACGTGCATCGTGCCAGGCGCACGTCTCCTCGTGTGAAGCGACGAGCATTCGTCGGAAACACGCTGGAGCGGGCGAAACAGCAGAATGGTATGCTGCTCGTTGTCGATGGCGACGCGGGCATGGGCAAGACCGTATTGCTCCGGGAGATCGTGAGCGCTGCGGTGGCGGACGGCGGCTGGCAGGCGACCTTCGCAAGAACCGACGAGATTGAGCGCAACGAGCCATACAGCTTCATGGAGCGCTTTATTGCAAGCGGGCCGGTATCCGACTGGCATTTTATGCCAGATTCCCACACCAACCCTGTCGAACTCGCCCGTGAGTGTGTGCAGCGCCTCCTCGCCGAGGGCGATGGGCACAGCGGCGGTCGTGTGCTCGTGATTGATGACGCTCAGTGGGTCGATGCGGAGTCCGAGAGGGTTCTGCGCTACATGATCCCCCGCCTCATTCGCAGAGGCACGCTGCTCGTGTTCGGCGTGCGGAGCCCGAACCTTCCTGGCTCCTTCGGGGAGTTTCTTACGGGCCTCGCGATCGACAGCCCTCTCGACGTGTCGCACCACCTAGACCCGCTCACGGCCCCCGAGATCTCCGCGCTCACGCTGGAACTTCACGGTGTCGGCATTTCCGACCGGTCCGCCAGACGCATCCTCGAAGCCACCGGCGGCACATTTCTTGGTGTCGACAGCGTGCTCTCATCGATCTCGGAACGCGAGATCGCGCGCCAGCACCTCACCTGGGATACGACGATTCACGTCACCATGGCGAGCGACAGCCCGCTGCTCCACCGGTTCGCGCAGCTAAGCCCCGAAGCGCAGGTCACCAGTGAGCTCGTCTGCCTCGCGGGGCACGAGCTGCCGCGGGCGAGCCTGCGCAAAGCTTCCGAGATGCTCGGATCGGAGTTGTCACTCGAAGAGGCCCTCACCGCCCAAGTGCTCGTCGAATCGGGGTACGGGGACACAATTATGCCCCGCCACGCTCTGCTCGCGGAGGCGATCGCTGACACGGTGACGACCGCGCGGGCGAAACCGATGCACCTGGCGCTCGCCGCGGTGACGAGCGGGCACCGTTCGCTGCTCCACCTCATCCGCGGAGCGGACCGCTGGGACGCCGCGCTGCACGCGGCAGTGGACACCTATGTTGACGCCGCAGTCGATCAGGGCCGCCTCGCGAACGCTGCTGAAATCCTGCGCGAGGCCCTCGCGCTCGCCACCACCTCGGACGCACGCACCCGGCTCATCGAAGACCTGCTTCTCGTGCACATGCAGGCGAAGACGAGCTACTTCGCCCTCGACCTGCTCGCCGAGGTTGAGGGGCTCCCGCTGAGCATTTTGCACGAAGTGCTCGGTATCGTGCTCGCTGCGCACGAGGTCGGGCGAGAACTCCCCGCTGCCCGGGTTCAGCAGCTACTCGCGATGGAACCGAGCACGGCCGACGAGCGGGTAGCGCTTGCCTACTTCGCATTCATGGTTGTGATTCTGACGATGCGCACCTCAGAACATGACGAGCTGCCGCAATTCATTGCACTCGCACAGATGCTGGTCGCGCGCATGCCAGACGACCCTGCCGAGCTCTCGAACCCGCGTATCGGCTGGATGCTTGACAAGACCGGCCAACTGCTGCTCCTCGATTGCTATCAGATGGTGCACAACCAGGCACACGCCGACTCCGCCGCGGTGCGGAAGGCACTGCCCGGTCTCATCGAGCGGGCCGAGGGGCTCGCGGACAGCGCCTCAAAGGTCGATGCGTTCGTCGCCATCGCTGGGGCCGAAGTCTCGATCGGTGCGCTCGACACCGCGCGTGATCGCGCGCAGCGGTCCGTCGACATGCTCGAACACGTCAGTCTGCCCTGGGCCGCGGGTACGGCTCGCATCATTCTCCTTAACTGCATGATGCTGCAGGGCGACTATGACGCTGCCATCGAGTTCATGGATCTCACCGAGGAGCTCGCATACATCACGATGGATGTCGAGGCTCGGCTGAGCATGTCCGCACTGCGCGTGTGGGTATCCGCGATCACCAACGAGAATGATGCGAGCGCGCACGTTGGGCAGGCGCGACGCCAGCGTGAGATGAACTGGGAGGGCTACGAGCCCGACCTCACACTCATTGCCGACTGCGAGGCCTCGCGGGCTCGCGGCGACGACGAGGGCGTGCTCGCGGCGAGTTCGGGGCGGTGGGCGGATCAGGTCCGCAACACCCGACACGGGTTCCTCACCTATCGCGCCGAGGCACTGATCCACACGGGCAAGCTCGACGAGGCGAAAGAACTCGTCGACCAGCTCGCCGAGTGGCGAGGCACGCGCTGGCTCGAATACTGGGGCACGCTCGACTGGCTGCAGGCCCGGCTCGCTGAGGCCCAGGGCGACACTCAGGTGGCGATGTGGCACTACGAGGCCGCGGTGCGTAACCGGGCGTTCCCGCTCGCGCTCGGCCTCGCACTCACGGACTACGGAAACCTCCTGCTGCAGGCGGGGCGGCGCACCGAGGCCGCCGAGCGGCTCGACGCGGCCGTGCGCGAATTTGAGCGGATCGGAGCCGACGGATACCTCCCTCGTGCACGCACACTGCTCCAGCAGACTGCCGAAGCACACGGTGGATCAGGCGCGGCCCTGCTCGGGAGCCTCACCGAACGCGAGCGGCAGATCGTCGCGCAGCTCGTGAAGGGGCGCTCGAACAATCAGATCGCCGAGTCGTTCGTCGTGTCGGTCGCGACGGTGCGGTCGCACGTGTCAAACGTGCTGCGCAAGCTCAGGCTCTCCTCCCGCGGCGAGGTCCTCAGGCTTATGCGAGAGGCGGCGGATCCGCAGACCTAG